Sequence from the Besnoitia besnoiti strain Bb-Ger1 chromosome Unknown contig00014, whole genome shotgun sequence genome:
actcgctggcggcgttgcctccgctcgagccgcgggcgcctcccgccgcggcagagtcggcggaggcagcggagccgGCGGCTTGGGCTCAAGGGCGGTCGGCTGGAGCCCAGTCAACCCCCCGAGGCGACAGTAACGCGGTCGACAAGTTtgagggaggagacgcccTGCTAGACACGCACAGAtccggcgctggcggcggagggtgCCCCGCTCAACGCCTCCCGGCGCCTCGacacgagggcgacgcacgcgaggcTCCTTTGGGCtcttctgcatgcggcgcgcccgacgaCCGCAAGAGGACGGTGGAAAGGCTGAGAAGCGGCGAGATGCCTTTGCTGGAAGTCCCCAACGTCCTGCTCGCCAAGTCCGTGTGTCTCGATAGGCTCATGAGAAGGGACAGCACGGAGCCCGGGGCTGGGGCTCCACGGACGCAATCGGCGAcagccggcgagcgcctcaggGCGTCAacagtctctcgcgctccaaGCCGGGCGCTGTCCCCTCGTCTGCGGAGCTATATCGGAGGCGGCTCGCCCGGGGCACAGCACGAGAGAGGGGGAGGCCCTGATATGCTTGCATCGGGTTCTGATCTCTGCGGCGACACGTCCCCCAGCTGCGGCCGTCTCTCCTCCCTGCCATctcgtctgctgcctccCCTCTCGGCTGCGGCCAGCGGAGGCCCGCAGTCGGCTCGGGGTCACTTTTCTTtggagacggcgagcaccctgcgcgagcgaggccagCTCGTGTTCCTGCCTcatgccggcggcgcggcgcccgtctTCGACGCGCCCGTGGCCCTTCGAGCCCGTCCCCCAGGAGGAGACcctgccgtcgccgagcccgtctcgcgcggcgtctcggcTCCGCCCCTGTGGGAGGGACACCTGACGAGGCCGGAGGAGAAGCTGCCTCGTCAGGCTCTTTGTCTCCcggggagggcgagagggggcgacggagagggagTCGGAGCTTTTTCGCAGGGTGAGTCAGCGGGcagggccgcgaggcggcggtcTGTCTGCTATGTAGGCGACGCCCAGCAGATCCTTGAGCAGCGGGGGGCGTCAGCTGCAGTTTTGCCGCGTGCTGCCGTTTTTGCGCAGCAGGTCGTCTCGGCTCCGCAGCGTCCGGCTGAAGCTCCGCAGATGTGCAAAGATGCGACGCCGCGGTCAGAGGAGCTCCTGAATAAAGGACTCTCACCGGGCATGGCCATCGGGGAGCAGCTCAGGTTGCGTCTTGGGCTCGAGTCAACGGCGGGGTCGTCTCGTGAGATCGGAGGGGGAAGCTGCCCCGATCTCCAGCCCTCCCAGCAACTGGCTGTCCAGgcgtcgcagctgctcgcgcatGCGGGTGTCCCAGGAGACGGCATGCGGGAGCGgagcacacgcagagaggggAATGGGGGAACCCGCGCAGACACAGGAACCACTCATGGCGATGAGAGCGGGGGCCCAATCTTCGCTATCGACCGCCTCATGACGAGAGAGGTAGAAGACTCGGTTTCGGAGTTAGGGGGCAGCCGGGAATCTTGTGATTCCTTCCTGCGCTGCATATAGAGAGTATGGCCTGAGGCCGTCGGGAACACCGAAACTTCTGTGTTGCCAGGCGCTGACCCGCTGAAGTTTTTTTCATGCATAGCGGCCGGTGCCGTTGTGCTAAGGCGTCAACCTACCTGAGGGGAGCTTCGTGCTGTTTTTCCCGCAGAACGTCAGTCTTCAGCACGTGAAGAAGGACCCTGAGTTACTGGATATTTGCATACTCAATGGCCACAAACTAAAACCAtcagaaagaagaaagatcTGTTTCAGAGTGGTTACGGTCCCACCTCGCTCCGCGGACGTGCTTACCGCGATGCGTGTGGGCTATCGGCGCTGCACTGCAGTTTTCTGTGCGCAGATACTCGCTGCACTGATTCACCTCCAGAAAGGACAGCCGCAGCACGAGGCGAGAAGATCGCTCGCCCTGCGAGCGTTTTTGCATTACTGCGCTCGCTGATCAGTCTGGCATTGGGCGGTCTCAGCAGAAAAAAATAGTGATCAGGGGGGTTTGCGCTAGGCCGTTCTAGACGGATATCACTTCTATCAAAACACTACAGTCAGTTCGCTGACACTGaaacgaggaagacgcatAGGTTTTtccagcagaaggcgcgcatATGTCGTAACCGCCGGTGTATGCCCTAAAAATGTCTTGCCATGCTATATCGGCACATCCAAACATTTTTCGGCCTTGGGAGGCACGCTGCCTGGCGAGCGGAGCCGGGTGCCTGGTCGATGATGGCTGTGCGCGGATTGGTGACCTTACAGAGTGCGTGTTGCTCCTTTAGTGCCTTGTTGCAAGCTGCGTCTGGCTAGACGCTCGCACCGTGGTGATAAATGAATCAACGCGCGTATCGACTTGAGGCGCAAAGCCTGTCCCGATCACAGTGCTCATCAGGGGGCTCGAAAGACATTCTCTGTTCACCTGCGTCTTTTTGGTGTTCATGTGACTATGTAAGTGTGGGAAGCCATGAACATTTATGTGGTTTCTCTGCATACAAGTCACCAAGCGACGCCACCTACACATGCGGCCGTCTGCCTCTCATCTACCTGCCATGGTTTACAATATGTTCACCCAGTTACTGGCTATTCCTACAAGTAGCCATACGCACGCCGAATTTGTATAAATATGACCCCCTTTTGCATAATAATCATACCTAAGACGACATGGCCGCTCTGCAATAGTGTAGGCATCGCCCCACCGGCGGCCAGCACAGGCATGCTGTACAACTCATGTCATGCCTTCTGATATGAAAAGCCGTTGCCGGTAGGCTATCCCCCCCCTCTACAGGCTCAATGCGCTGTCGCGAGAACACTGCCCACACAGCATACTTGTGTCTGGCATCAGGGGCAATGAGAGGAACCGCACATGCATGACAAATCCATTTGCGCCCTTCGCTTTTCCAAACTTTTGAAGACTTACTCATCCGCGAAGGGGGCTGCGATGTCTCTGCTGGATATTAGCCATTCGTCGCAGTCAGCGCAGCACTCGAGCAGACATTTCGTCGGGGCTTCGAGGGTGGTGCGTGCATGCACCCCAATGTGGCTTTTTAGAAGCGGGGCCGGGACAGACGCTATCTGATTCTGGAAAATGTCTCAGCACAGCAGATAGAGTCGCTCATGGCACGTCGAGGCGCTTGGTGAGAGGCCGATGCGTCCTATCACTTTTCAAAGTCGGCCTGATATTATCAGGTGCGTAGCTGCTGGGCACGAGCATGAGAGAGTATCTGGCTCATGCGCATCCTCTCCAGAGTAGGTTCTTGCGCTGCGAAAGTAAGCCAACCTAGGAAGACTAGACTCAATACTCTCCTCCCCCTCACCCACAAGCACGTGGGACAGAGGAGCTCCGCAGCGCAGATTGGACCTAAGCACTGTTGCATTAGCAGAATGTTGACCGGCCTTTTTCGGATGTTACTCTTTGTCAGCGCTGGCGgggctctctccctcgcttgGGCGCTGATGCCAACGGCAGCAGATGGCGTCGGTGGAGCGGGGCCACAGGCATGCACGACCCCCGAGGGCGTCACCGTTGAGTTTCCAGAAAATGAAGAAGCGGTGAAGTTCAGGTGTGGCACCGATCACACATTCATTGACCCTGAAAATCCCCTATACGTGTACGAAGTGATAGAAGATACCGAACTCATTACCCAACATCTGGTTACCGGAGCCAGTGCTTTGaatgaggagagagaagaaggcccgGCTCCACTGGAGCCTGCTCAACGGCTGCTTACGCATTTGTACGAAAACGCCGAATTAACCGGTCCTGAAGACGAATCAAATGGCAAACTCTACACCCTTAGAATACCCATCGCCTCTCGCAACGTTCCGCGAAAGCTAAAGTACATTTGCACACAAAGGAGGCCAAAACACTCAGAGGACCTTGTGATGGCGTGTCCAGTTACGATAACGGTTCCTGCAAAAAAGCCGGACGAACCAGACCCTTTGCCCGACCACGAAGATGGCGGAGACCAGGGAGGTGATGTAGTCAAGTGCAAACAAGGAGAGAAGCATGAGGCACTCGTTTCACGCGAAGAGCAGGTGGTACGCTTCCAGTGTGGAGCAGAGGTGaactctctgctgccgccagAAAAACTCAGCGTCTTTGACAATGAAAACGGCGAATGCAAAAAGCCAGCTGACCTCTCCGGCCTCGTTCCCAAAGCCACACGTTCGGAAGCTGAAAATGGAATCTACACTGTAACGTTTCCGCAGCTACCGACGACCAAACAGGCCCTCTGCTACAAATGCACTGCAGCTTCTTCCTTGTCCTTCCGAGCTAGTGACTGTGAGATCAAAATCACTGTGTCCCCTCGGGCAAGTACCTCGACTCCGGAGCCGACCACCTCGAGCACAGTGTCAAAGCTACGACCAACCGACAGCAAGACGATTACTGGAACTTTCGTCGCTAGCGTTTTGGGTGTTGCCCTGGTTGCCTGAAAGCCCGGGGAGTGAATCGGTGAGAAACGTGTTGTTAGCTAGCCGGGTCAGAGGCAAGGCCGATACATCGTCAAATCGTTTTGTATCCTGAGTCAGCAGTACGCTGCGCGTTTTACGGGGTCCACATGATCCTAACCTGTCCAACTCTAGAGAGAAAGACACTCAGGCCAGGTGATTGATACGCCGTACTCTTCAACGTCACGAAACTTAACCATGCCAGTGCGTCCCTGTTCACGCGCGTTTTGCCGCCTCCAGATCTGCCTGCCCTCGGCTTTACGTCCACACGAAAGGCACTACTAGTATTCTGGATTGCCACCCACTAGCAGACAACGGTTTGTCCACACCTTTCGTGCCATTAAAAGAGCTGGGCTTTGCATCGCATAGTTTCACGTTAGTCCCCAGCACCTGAGACATTCCTCCATTTATTTAAACGCCGGCGACTCCGGAAGCACTTCTTCCCCTGTGTCCTGTCTCGCTTCGCACGACCGCGGTTATTAGTGCTGTCGGCGAGGGCACTGACGTGTGGACCCGACACCATCATCGCGTGTGTCCCATTTGTGCTCGTGCTCGACGGTACAGAGACTTAGTCTAGTTCATAGCCTAGTTCATGTCGGTGCCGAAGTACCTGCACGTGCATTTGTGTCGTGCCTCGTATGCTACAATGTGGGAAGCAGTTTGACAAAACGGTTTCACTTCCGTATACCTGCCGTCGAGGCGTTTGCCACACGTCCCAGAACTGTGGTAGACTTGCGGGGGCGGTGTGAGAGACGACTGGCGGTTGGCTTCACAATGGTGTCGACATATGCGGTTGGAAGCACCCGTATGTCTCAGTGCCACCCTCCGCTATACTTTGACGTCACTAAGCTCAATGCAAGAAGAGGTCCTCCGTTTCAGTCGCGGTTGCCACGCTCTCGTGCTCGGGACCCCGAAACGAGAACAAAGGGCGAAAGGAGTCACCGCCTGATGACGTGTGTAATTTCGTGTGCAGAGCTGCTGGAGAAAAGCAGAAACCAATGCTGACCGGCATTTGACGTGATGATTTGATTCTTGGGGCTTGGCGGTTGTTTCTTGGAGCAACCGCGTGCACATGAACTATGCTTGCCAGAAGCGGGGGCCCACGACTCACGTCGACGAGTTTCACAGTGTTTGCGGCCACAGAGGATGTATTAGCTCTTTTGATGCGTTTGCGCGTCTATTAAGAGATCCATAAGTTCAATCAGATACACAGTTAGTGGAAGGACGAAACCGTCGCGTAGCAAGCGGGTATGAAGACAGATTGAGAGGTGGGACAGAGACGGTTTTAGAAGTCGGTTTTCCGTGCTGCTCGGACACGTCTGCACCTCGCCAGATCTGTCCTTGCTCACAAGCGCGTGAGATTGAGCTGGTTCACAACGCTATACCTGCAGAAACATTGCCGGTTTTTCCAAAGCGTTactcgtcgtcggcgctggcgccgctgttTCCCCCGCCTGGGCGCCAACGCCAGTGGCAGCGGAGGCACTCAAGGGAGAGGAAGTACAGACTTGCAACGAGGCCAGGGGGATTCCCATTGTGTTTCCAGAGAACACAGACACAGCACAATTCAGCTGTAACCCCGAGCTAAAATTTATTGATCCCAAACGTCCTGAGTAGGTGTATGAAGTTACAGGCTTAGAAGCTTTTACCCATCCGTCGGCCCCTCGAGCAGGTGCTTTCATTTCAGAGCACACTCAACACTCCGGTTAAATCTCCCTCTACGGAGAGGAAACTGAGCTACATttgcagaagagaagaaccAGAAATTAAACGAGATATTGTGAATGAATGCCAAGTTACGATAACCGTTACCGCAAAAGCAGATGAGGAACCAGGCGCTCCACCCGACCACGGAGATGCGGAACAAGAGGAAAGCGGTGTGGAAAAGTGCGCAGCAGGGGAAAAGCACGACAGGGTTGTGCCAAAAGAGACTCAGACAGTGCATATACAGTGTGAAGAAGGCGTCACGTCGCTGACTACGAAAGATACGCTTAAAGTCTTTGACGACGAAAATGGTCAATGCAACCAGCGAGATGACCTGTCCGCCCTCGTTTGCGAAGCAACGCGTTCCGGAGCGGATGAAAAAGGAGTGTACACCGTTTCGTTCCCGTGGCTTCCGTCTTCGAAGAAGGTCCTTTGCTACAACTGCCCCAATACTTCGGCGTCGTTCCATACAAACGATTGCGAGATCCGTATTGAGGTTCTCGCCAAGACTGGCACTTCTACATCGAACCCGACCACAtggtgcgccgctgcgggccTTTAAGAGATTCTCACCCATGGATCACCTGGAATCGTCAtggctggcgccgcaggaTTATCTTTTCTTGGTTGACGGAACAAGGCATCCGTATACGAAAAAGTTCTGGGTATCTCTGGAGAGCGACAGTCGAAAGCAGAGCTCAGCTTCGAATTCGTTTTGAGACTGTCACCAGCAAAGCTTTGGCGCTACTCTACTCTCCCTGCAGGGGTCTACAGGCTGTCTGAACAATGATTCTTATCCGACACCGAGCGAAACGCATGGCGTATTTTCACGTAGGTTTCCACCGGATCTTCACTGGAGCCGTTCCCAATCCAGAGCCCTCGTTCGTGCGTGCAGTGCTTTCTGTTTTCCTTGTCGTGCCATCACGAATCCCGACAAGACCCACGCAGATAAGGCTCAGCGATTTCGTACCAGTCTATACGCTGATGCTGCCTTGCCCTTCACTATGCCACTGCACACGGGTGTTAAGATGAGGTAcacagcgaggaaggccagTTTGCGTGTAATCACCTGGCCTACAGAAGGGCGCGGGCCGATACCTAGACATTATATGAAACAGACGAATGAAGGAGGCATCTGTGTAGCATCTCTCCCCTCGTCCCCCCCACCGCTGCCCCTGCCAGTTTAGCTGCGCTTGTTAGACAGAACACGCTGGGGCCAATGTATGATATACGTCCAAAGAACTAAACGTATCTCGAAGCAGCCCTCCTCACGCCAGGCTCATTAGTGAAACACGGGCGTCGTTCACCAAAACTGGAGATATAAAGCTATAAGACGTGGTACGCGATCGACGTCTATTCTATGTGACGATGTACCAGATGCACTGCAAATCCATCTTGAACAAGGGATGACTAACTGGAGGATACGTGGAGATTCACTTCCGCGACGGTGACCCAAGGTCATAACGGATATCGTAGAGGGAGGGACGCTCTGTTTGTGTCTCACCGGAGATTGCCAATAATGTGGGTCGCTGCCACCTTCGATGTAAGGGAGAGTCGTTACTAAGTAGGAAGGCTCTGCCAGTCCGGTCGGAAGCTCCCCAGTTCTGATGTCAAGAATAGTGGACATTAACTTGCTACTATCGGAAACGAATTACACATGAATTGTCATCTGTCTTCACTTCTATTTGGCATATCGCAAATAGGAGAGAGGGGAAGTGAAGCGAGCTCAGTTCGTTGTTTTTCCAGGGTCAGAGAGAGCCGCCTCGGGAATGGACTGATTTGTCCGGGTGTCGAGGCCCCTTGTGCAGCCGTATACCGGTGGACATGCCAGGCGTACAGAGGCCACTATTTGCTGCAAGACTTAGCATTATACCTGTTTTCGTGTGAACCACTGGGGTCGGCAAAGGCGGACCGATGCCTCGCGCCTGGCTGGCTGCTCCGCCCACGGAAAAGCCAGGTTTCAGTCCCCACGCTACGACAGCGAAGGCTTACTAAGGCATTGCATGACCTTTGCTCGGTAAAAAAGTGCGTGCGAGTGAATACCGGCATCAACTGGCGTTTaggagagaggggaggagggTGCGGGGAGACTCTTCCTGTGCCAGTATGCTGTGGGTGGGTAATGCTCCCCTGCTGACACATGCGTCTCCGCAACAGCCGGGTCCAGCCGTCTCGCCGGCACTACCGGAATTCGAAAGCCTCGGAAGTGACGAAGGGATAGTCGTACTGACTTTCCCTCCCCAATTCTATGCCACTATCCGCGCCGACCGTCTCTGTGCGCTGGGTCGCCGCATAACGAATCCTAGTTCGCGAAGTTTTAACGCTCCaggcctgctgcagcccctTCTCCGTTCGGAGAAGCAAAACTAACGAATACAGTCGGGCTCAAACGGGCTCATCCTGTGGGGAAAGGAAAGCCAGTACGCAGGTGTGATCGTGCGCGAAATGGCAATGCGCTTCAATTGCAAGACACACGCAGCATACCCGAAGTACACTTCCCATCGCCATCATGCCATGATATGAAGCCTGGAGACCTATTTCCTCGCTGTCCTATCAGTCACACGCCTACTCACGTTTATCATCATGTACAAAGCAATAAAACACTGACTGCCTGCGGAAATACACGTTTGAGCAACAAACCCGGCGACATCAGGTGCCGCCACCACTATAAGGCCAGCCATGTACGCGGGGGTTCACAGACAAGCACGCGGCGTCTTTCAGCCGAATCACGAAAAGCGGTCACACAGCACGCGACGACAACCTGCGCAAGAGATAGGACCCGGCCACAAAGAGTTTGTATTTCAGTGTGAACCAACTCACTGCCCACCTGAGATGCGTTTTGTTGCTCCTTTGAAACTGCATGCTGTCGCATGCATGGAAAGATGCTGTAGTGCATTGAGTGTTGCCGAGAAAACTGTCACTTCTGTCGGGAATGAACATTCCGGTCCGTGGCAAGTGCGATCCGATCTCTTTCCTTCCCCCCAGCCATTGACCAATCAACATCAACGGAACGCAGTAAAACAACTTCTACTCGGATAGGCCGCTCGAACAAAATGAGAGGTCTAAAAAGAGTATTTTTGGCTGGCGGGGCTGGCGTCACACTCATGCTGTCTGGTGAAACCGCCACACTCGGAGTGACTGACGATGGTCACTTGACCATACCCACGTGCAATGACCATGGCCTCCAAATAGATTTTCCCGCAGCGGGGACGGCTGCCCAGTTCCGTTGCGGCGCTGAGCTCACGAGTATCGACCCGCAGGAAAACACACATGTATACGATGTGACTGAAGAGTCTTCTGCTGCAGTTAGTGGACAACTCGCTGGTTCAATTCCCCCAGATATTGTAGAAAATAGTCTTCTCAGAAAGCCTCTCAATGACTTGTACAAGGACGCTACCTTCAAAGGCACCCCGCAGCCGGACGGAAATACGTATCTTCTTGATATTCCGGACGAGTCGCGCATTCATGCAAAAATATTGATGTACATTTGTAAAAGATCCGACACCTTCCGTGGCGGCGTGGAAAGGTGCCCAGTGCTGATCAGTGTGCCCAAGAAGGGCGAAACACCAATCCCCCCTGAATCCGAcactggcggcggagaacaACAACAAGAGGATGCGATCGCATGCCGACCCGGAGGGAAACACCAAGTGACAATTTCGACAGAAAAGCAAGACGTACGATTCAAGTGTGGGCCACCCACAAACTCATTGAGCCCCGCTCAATCAGTTAGAGTCTTTGACAACGAGAACGACAAATGCAATCAGCAAGCTGATCTCTCCACCATCGTTCCCGAAGCAAAGCGTTCCGAAGCTGATGAAAATGGAGTGTACACTGTTTCGTTCCCTCGATTTCCGTCTTCGAAGAAATCCCTCTGCTACAAGTGCGTAAGCACCTCCGGCGGGCTGTCGTTTCCTACAACCGACTGCGAGGTCCGTATTGCTGTACCCGGCAGTACAATAACATCCACGTTGAACCCCACGACATCGGGGGAAGAAAACCATCTTCCAACTGTCGTTGTCAGCATTGCAGCAAATGCAGTGATCGCTGGCGTCGCAGGAATGTCTTGTCTTGCttgagagacagacagaggaaTCCTTTCCACGCAAGTCTACCGTgttgt
This genomic interval carries:
- a CDS encoding SAG-related sequence SRS37B (encoded by transcript BESB_025240), with amino-acid sequence MLTGLFRMLLFVSAGGALSLAWALMPTAADGVGGAGPQACTTPEGVTVEFPENEEAVKFRCGTDHTFIDPENPLYVYEVIEDTELITQHLVTGASALNEEREEGPAPLEPAQRLLTHLYENAELTGPEDESNGKLYTLRIPIASRNVPRKLKYICTQRRPKHSEDLVMACPVTITVPAKKPDEPDPLPDHEDGGDQGGDVVKCKQGEKHEALVSREEQVVRFQCGAEVNSLLPPEKLSVFDNENGECKKPADLSGLVPKATRSEAENGIYTVTFPQLPTTKQALCYKCTAASSLSFRASDCEIKITVSPRASTSTPEPTTSSTVSKLRPTDSKTITGTFVASVLGVALVA
- a CDS encoding SAG-related sequence SRS37A (encoded by transcript BESB_025250), with product MRGLKRVFLAGGAGVTLMLSGETATLGVTDDGHLTIPTCNDHGLQIDFPAAGTAAQFRCGAELTSIDPQENTHVYDVTEESSAAVSGQLAGSIPPDIVENSLLRKPLNDLYKDATFKGTPQPDGNTYLLDIPDESRIHAKILMYICKRSDTFRGGVERCPVLISVPKKGETPIPPESDTGGGEQQQEDAIACRPGGKHQVTISTEKQDVRFKCGPPTNSLSPAQSVRVFDNENDKCNQQADLSTIVPEAKRSEADENGVYTVSFPRFPSSKKSLCYKCVSTSGGLSFPTTDCEVRIAVPGSTITSTLNPTTSGEENHLPTVVVSIAANAVIAGVAGMSCLA